In Erpetoichthys calabaricus chromosome 2, fErpCal1.3, whole genome shotgun sequence, a genomic segment contains:
- the fbxo3 gene encoding F-box only protein 3 isoform X1, which translates to MAASTELNLELLPSDPLLLIFSFLDYKDLFSCCMVNRRFREVSTHDPLWKRQCQKYWLLTETDKATHKRSWKHLFLNNYVDLGRYIDHYATLKKAWDDLKEYLNQKCPRMIISLKEGVKDDDLDAVEAQIGCKLPNDYRCSFRIHNGQKLVVPGLMGSMALSNHYRSEDLLDIETAAGGFQQRKGLQQCLPLTFCFHTGLSQYMALESVEGRHQYEIFYHCPDQMARDPSAIDMFITGSSFTEWFTTYVQNVMSGGYPIIRDQIFRYVHDKSCVAKTGDISVSVSTAFLPELSSVHPPHFFFTYRIRIEMSKDALPENACKLESRYWKITNGNGNVEEVQGPGVVGEFPELRPGKVHEYASCTTFSTTSGYMEGHYTFHRLKNREVFNVTIPRFHMVCPPFRKSVVRTGSTGDVSVPWNDEDNSTDTDEYEDTDRGGLEIPPPSGRCPRHT; encoded by the exons TTGCTGCATGGTCAATCGTCGATTTCGAGAGGTCTCAACCCATGACCCATTGTGGAAACGCCAGTGTCAGAAGTATTGGCTGCTGACGGA AACTGATAAGGCGACACACAAGAGGAGCTGGAAGCATTTATTCCTCAACAATTATGTTGATTTGGGACGCTATATCGACCACTATGCAACCCTAAAGAAAGCCTGGGACGACCTCAAGGAATACCTCAACCAGAAGTGCCCACGCATGATTATCTCCTTGAAAG AAGGTGTGAAGGATGATGATCTGGATGCAGTTGAAGCTCAGATTGGCTGCAAACTCCCAAATGATTATCGCTGTTCATTTCGAATTCACAACGGACAGAAGCTGGTAGTACCAGG TCTGATGGGAAGCATGGCTTTGTCCAACCACTATCGCTCAGAGGATCTGCTGGATATCGAGACGGCGGCAGGCGGATTCCAGCAGAGGAAAGGACTCCAGCAGTGTTTACCACTAACGTTTTGCTTTCACACTGGCCTCAGCCAATACATGGCCCTGGAGAGTGTTGAAGGACGACATCAGTATGAGATTTTCTACCACTGCCCG GACCAGATGGCCCGCGATCCATCAGCTATTGATATGTTCATCACCG GCTCCAGCTTCACAGAATGGTTCACCACCTATGTCCAAAACGTTATGAGCGGTGGGTATCCCATCATCCGGGACCAGATATTTAG GTATGTTCATGATAAGTCATGTGTGGCCAAGACAGGAGATATTTCTGTGTCTGTGTCAACCGCTTTCCTGCCAGAGCTCAGCTCTGTGCATCCACCTCACTTTTTCTTCACCTACAGGATCAG AATTGAGATGTCTAAAGATGCGTTGCCAGAAAATGCCTGCAAGCTAGAGAGCAGATACTGGAAGATAACCAATGGAAATGGAAATGTAGAAGAGGTTCAAGGGCCAGGAGTTGTTG GAGAATTTCCAGAGTTAAGACCTGGGAAAGTCCACGAGTATGCAAGCTGCACCACATTTTCAACCACTTCTGGGTATATGGAGGGTCATTACACCTTCCACCGACTCAAAAACAGAGAAGTCTTCAATGTGACTATTCCCCGCTTTCACATGGTCTGCCCTCCTTTTCGCAAGTCAGTGGTGCGAACG gGCTCTACAGGTGATGTCTCTGTGCCCTGGAATGATGAGGACAATTCTACAGACACAGATGAATATGAAGACACAGATAGGGGAGGCCTGGAGATCCCTCCACCCAGTGGTCGCTGCCCACGCCATACTTGA
- the fbxo3 gene encoding F-box only protein 3 isoform X2, with product MLSFRTDKATHKRSWKHLFLNNYVDLGRYIDHYATLKKAWDDLKEYLNQKCPRMIISLKEGVKDDDLDAVEAQIGCKLPNDYRCSFRIHNGQKLVVPGLMGSMALSNHYRSEDLLDIETAAGGFQQRKGLQQCLPLTFCFHTGLSQYMALESVEGRHQYEIFYHCPDQMARDPSAIDMFITGSSFTEWFTTYVQNVMSGGYPIIRDQIFRYVHDKSCVAKTGDISVSVSTAFLPELSSVHPPHFFFTYRIRIEMSKDALPENACKLESRYWKITNGNGNVEEVQGPGVVGEFPELRPGKVHEYASCTTFSTTSGYMEGHYTFHRLKNREVFNVTIPRFHMVCPPFRKSVVRTGSTGDVSVPWNDEDNSTDTDEYEDTDRGGLEIPPPSGRCPRHT from the exons A TGCTGTCTTTTAGAACTGATAAGGCGACACACAAGAGGAGCTGGAAGCATTTATTCCTCAACAATTATGTTGATTTGGGACGCTATATCGACCACTATGCAACCCTAAAGAAAGCCTGGGACGACCTCAAGGAATACCTCAACCAGAAGTGCCCACGCATGATTATCTCCTTGAAAG AAGGTGTGAAGGATGATGATCTGGATGCAGTTGAAGCTCAGATTGGCTGCAAACTCCCAAATGATTATCGCTGTTCATTTCGAATTCACAACGGACAGAAGCTGGTAGTACCAGG TCTGATGGGAAGCATGGCTTTGTCCAACCACTATCGCTCAGAGGATCTGCTGGATATCGAGACGGCGGCAGGCGGATTCCAGCAGAGGAAAGGACTCCAGCAGTGTTTACCACTAACGTTTTGCTTTCACACTGGCCTCAGCCAATACATGGCCCTGGAGAGTGTTGAAGGACGACATCAGTATGAGATTTTCTACCACTGCCCG GACCAGATGGCCCGCGATCCATCAGCTATTGATATGTTCATCACCG GCTCCAGCTTCACAGAATGGTTCACCACCTATGTCCAAAACGTTATGAGCGGTGGGTATCCCATCATCCGGGACCAGATATTTAG GTATGTTCATGATAAGTCATGTGTGGCCAAGACAGGAGATATTTCTGTGTCTGTGTCAACCGCTTTCCTGCCAGAGCTCAGCTCTGTGCATCCACCTCACTTTTTCTTCACCTACAGGATCAG AATTGAGATGTCTAAAGATGCGTTGCCAGAAAATGCCTGCAAGCTAGAGAGCAGATACTGGAAGATAACCAATGGAAATGGAAATGTAGAAGAGGTTCAAGGGCCAGGAGTTGTTG GAGAATTTCCAGAGTTAAGACCTGGGAAAGTCCACGAGTATGCAAGCTGCACCACATTTTCAACCACTTCTGGGTATATGGAGGGTCATTACACCTTCCACCGACTCAAAAACAGAGAAGTCTTCAATGTGACTATTCCCCGCTTTCACATGGTCTGCCCTCCTTTTCGCAAGTCAGTGGTGCGAACG gGCTCTACAGGTGATGTCTCTGTGCCCTGGAATGATGAGGACAATTCTACAGACACAGATGAATATGAAGACACAGATAGGGGAGGCCTGGAGATCCCTCCACCCAGTGGTCGCTGCCCACGCCATACTTGA